The proteins below come from a single Biomphalaria glabrata chromosome 10, xgBioGlab47.1, whole genome shotgun sequence genomic window:
- the LOC129928754 gene encoding melanoma-associated antigen C1-like, whose amino-acid sequence MENFYFVQDSVQHSVQGSVEGSVQGSVQVSVQGSVQGSVQDSVQDSVEGSVQDSVQVSVQLYSVQGSVQDSVQDSVQDSVQGSVQDSVQGSVQDSVQDSMQGSVQGSVQRVKDNLLPSSNPQLDPPTFLSASNFSCFSSQPPTFLSASNFSCFSSKPPTFPVSPLSLQLFLFLLSASNFSCFSSQPPTLPVSPLSLQLSSQPPTFPVSPLSLQLFMFLLSASNFSCFSSQPPTFPVSPLSLQLSSQPPTFPVSPLSLQLFMFLLSASNFSCFSSQPPTFPVSPLSLQLFMFLLSASNFSCFSSQPPTFHVSPLSLQLFLFLLSDSNLSCFSSQPPTFPVSPLSLQLFTFLLSASNFSCFSSQPPTFPVSPLSLQLFLFLLSASNFSCFSSQPPTFPVSPLSLQLFLFLLSASNFSCFSSQPPTVPVSPLSLQLFLFLLSASNFPLSLQLFLFLLSASNFPLSLQLFMFSFYLFF is encoded by the exons AtggaaaatttttattttgtgcaaGACTCTGTACAACACTCTGTGCAAGGCTCTGTGGAAGGCTCTGTGCAAGGCTCTGTGCAAGTCTCTGTGCAAGGCTCTGTGCAAGGCTCTGTGCAAGACTCTGTGCAAGACTCTGTGGAAGGCTCTGTGCAAGACTCTGTGCAAGTTTCTGTGCAACTCT ACTCTGTGCAAGGCTCTGTGCAAGACTCTGTGCAAGACTCTGTGCAAGACTCTGTGCAAGGCTCTGTGCAAGACTCTGTGCAAGGCTCTGTGCAAGACTCTGTGCAAGACTCTATGCAAGGCTCTGTGCAAGGCTCTGTGCAAAG agttaaagataatctacttcctagttcaaaccccCAGCTGGAC CCTCCAACTTTCCTCTCAGCCTCCAACTTTTCCTGTTTCTCCTCTCAGCCTCCAACTTTCCTCTCAGCCTCCAACTTTTCCTGTTTCTCCTCTAAGCCTCCAACTTTTCCTGTTTCTCCTCTCAGCCTCCAACTTTTCCTGTTTCTCCTCTCAGCCTCCAACTTTTCCTGTTTCTCCTCTCAGCCTCCAACTTTACCTGTTTCTCCTCTCAGCCTCCAACTTTCCTCTCAGCCTCCAACTTTTCCTGTTTCTCCTCTCAGCCTCCAACTTTTCATGTTTCTCCTCTCAGCCTCCAACTTTTCCTGTTTCTCCTCTCAGCCTCCAACTTTTCCTGTTTCTCCTCTCAGCCTCCAACTTTCCTCTCAGCCTCCAACTTTTCCTGTTTCTCCTCTCAGCCTCCAACTTTTCATGTTTCTCCTCTCAGCCTCCAACTTTTCCTGTTTCTCCTCTCAGCCTCCAACTTTTCCTGTTTCTCCTCTCAGCCTCCAACTTTTCATGTTTCTCCTCTCAGCCTCCAACTTTTCCTGTTTCTCCTCTCAGCCTCCAACTTTTCACGTTTCTCCTCTCAGCCTCCAACTTTTCCTGTTTCTCCTCTCAGACTCCAACCTTTCATGTTTCTCCTCTCAGCCTCCAACTTTTCCTGTTTCTCCTCTCAGCCTCCAACTTTTCACGTTTCTCCTCTCAGCCTCCAACTTTTCCTGTTTCTCCTCTCAGCCTCCAACTTTTCCTGTTTCTCCTCTCAGCCTCCAACTTTTCCTGTTTCTCCTCTCAGCCTCCAACTTTTCCTGTTTCTCCTCTCAGCCTCCAACTTTTCCTGTTTCTCCTCTCAGCCTCCAACTTTTCCTGTTTCTCCTCTCAGCCTCCAACTTTTCCTGTTTCTCCTCTCAGCCTCCAACTGTTCCTGTTTCTCCTCTCAGCCTCCAACTTTTCCTGTTTCTCCTCTCAGCCTCCAACTTTCCTCTCAGCCTCCAACTTTTCCTGTTTCTCCTCTCAGCCTCCAACTTTCCTCTCAGCCTCCAACTTTTCATGTTCTCATTCTATCTTTTCTTCTAA